GTGAAACATAAATTATGTACTGGATCAATTACACGAAAACCTATAGCCTCTTTGGCTGTTGGGTGGTCAAGTTTCGACCCTTGTCTCCCAACACTTGTTACTAATAAGTGGTTTCTACAAATTCAAACGGGTGTGTAGTGCACCCGTCTGATTCGATAGTGGTTCAGTCCCCCTTGATTCCCCCTAATCTAGCTAGACCCTCCCTTAGATAGGTTATAGTGTAGGAGCAAGAGCAGTGTAGAAAGTGAtgattgacccaaaaaaaaaaaatttacacaaatatatataaattttttttggttggggtTGCCCGGAGTAAAATAAGCAGATATTCTTTAGGATGGAAGAGGTTGAtattttaaggacaaattcCACTTTGCACCTTTGAACTTATATCACTTTCTCACTTTGTACTCTAAACTTCAATTTTGAACACTTTACACCCTAAACTCTCAATTTGAGACACTTTACATGCTAAATTCTTAAGTTCGTCCTATTTAAATCTAGTTAATAAcaacttttaaaaaattaacTGTATAGAAGATCTAACAAATCAATGATAATGTGCCAAAAGTAATCAAAAGGTGCCATGGTATTATagcaaaaataaaacaatacattatcattaatttgtttttatttttttcattatcaTTGATTTGTATCATCTTTTACCTCATTAATTTGCTAATAATATTAATAATTGAGATCatataaataaatgataatGTGCTGAACATGAGCAACAAAGCTAAGGAATCGTAGTCGAAACAAAACAGTACattgttgttaatttttatCGCTCTTTATCTCATTAATTTTGCGAATATAATAATTGATTGGACTTAAACCGAACAACTATGAGAGTTTAGGGTGAAAAGtgtccaaaattaaaatttagggCGCAAAGTGAGAAAGTGATACAAGTTCAGAGGTGTAAAATCAAATTAATCTTATTTTAAATATCGCTCATTTTGTAAGTTATTCTCTTTTGAGTATCTGTGTGTATGTGGAAGCTAAACTAATGTTGATTATCCAATTGATTAAGTTTTTCCTCTATACATTCCTTGTGCAGAGTAACATTTAACAAGAATCTCAATTTTAAGggcctatatatatatttggccTCATCTTCAATAGCAAGTGCAATGGTCAATTTACTTCCTGCAACTACTTGTGCGGCGGCCTACATTGTCGGGTAACTATCAAGGAGATTAATGCAAATTCAAAGAGGGCTGAGTTTACATTCATCATGAAAAAGTAAATGATTCTATATACAATGGATGATCTCATCCCTTTTACTTTTGATTGCATAATTATTATGTTATCTCAAAGCAACAGAAATCTATTAGCACAGTAACTTTTATAAATTCTTTTGAACTCTTTTTGTCTATAATTATTTCTTAAATTTCACTCGAATACCGTACCTTAACATATGTCAATTACTGATTAGAGAAAGTGAACATCCAAAGCTTCAGGAGTATAGCCAAGATCATCGGAACAATCAGCTCTGTTGCTGGAGCCATAAGCATGCCATTACTAAAAGGGCCAAGAACTCTAAGCATGGAGCTTCAGCTAATGCATTCGTTATTCAAAAAGGGAGATGAGATATGGTTGCTTGGTTGTTTCATCCCCTTAGCAGGCACAATTTGCCGGTCAACTTGGCAACTTTTGCAGGTGAAACCACCCGATATTTCCCTATTGGAATCACACAATTTGAGAATCAGTTAACAGCATATCCATATTTGTGTTGCATTTTCTCAACAGGTGCCGGTTGTCCAAGAGCTATCCCGATCATTTACCTGTAACAGCATGCAAGGATGTGCTTCATGGTTGCCTTGCAATCTGCAGCTGTCACGTTTTTTACTGAGAAAGATTTCACAAGCTTGGAAATTGCACTCACATTTGGAAATTGGATGCCCTTTATATAGTGTAAGTTTTGTACTTTAATTTGATGGTTTCCATTTTACAACCATTTTGTATCGAAGATAAATTTGAAAGAGTTCATCAATATTATACCTGGCTGGAGCACCAGCTCAATCTTGGTGCATTTCGAAACGAGGTCCAATTTTCTGTGCCATGCCATGTTTAATCCCGTAAACAACGTAACTATCACCATGTTCGCTTGTACGTTCATCCACAAAGAGATTTACTTAGGAAGGTATTACCTGCATTGCAAAAATTGATTAATACCTTTTATTCCTTAAGACTCCAGTGTTCCGATTTCTTTATTCTTTGGATGATAAATAATTGGGAAAATGATcggtttcatccttcacatttcacaaaaatattcttttcgtccctcacttttaaaacgaaacaatttcatccttgacatttaaaaactgaaGTTCTTACGTCCctgaacccaaatttcaatctgaatcaaaccaccaatcaatctgattacaaattttgggagtgtaattggtagatcatttggttaactcaacttgatattcatgtaaaatttaatgaatcaaaaaagaaaaaaagaaaaaattataacataaaaaagaaagattaatctttcctacattatCATTGTATACACTGACGGTTTTATGTACCGTCGtatcatttcaatttaaatttaaacaccaaattttatatttatgatacacatcTAGATTCGCAAGCAGATATATTAACGgtgtatgaaaagatttacccaaaaaaaaaatcccactataccaagacaaagaatggccttttatgttataatttttatttttttggtttaataaatgtcatgtgaatatgatgaaattgaccgagtgatctatcaattctattttCGAAATTTATTACTGGGCTATTGAATgatttgattcagattgaaaattaggttcagagatgtaatagttttaatttttaaatgtcagagatcaatttgctttattttaaaagtgagaatATTTTTGCGAAATGTGAAAGATGAAACAGGCCATTTTCCctaaataatttatatatttactcatattgaATTTTGAAGCCCTTTAAATTGATAACTTATCGGTTCCATCGGCCTCGAGGAATTTATGGCCTCGTTTTCATGTACCAAAGAAATATCTAAAACTAGCTTATTTTCTAATCTAAGACGCAACTTTACCACAATAAGCTAGAATTTCATAATTACGTATTACTTTTCCAAACAGCTCTTGGAAAATATCTTATACCGATTTGCCCAAAATATCAGTTCCTAGTTTCATCTGCTGACCAAGTTGAATTTGAGTTGAAAAATACTAAGTTTGTTAGCTTGCGAGTCGATTCGAACtcgaatatatacatatatatatatattattttttattttaataataaaattacatatatatatccctaacattttattatttattaaaaaaattattattttatttatttattaaaaataaaatatttattttttattttttcaaactcgaactcgaatttGAGTTTCATAACATTATGTTGAGACTCGACTTGATTAAGTCGAAGTTCGACTCGACCAGTCACCCCTAACTTGGCCTATACAGTATGGAGGGAAAGGAATCTTAGAACATTTCAATTGATTCTTTATGAAATTCTTGAGATATGTTCGTCATGCCAATAGCTGGATGCCTGGATGGAGGAAAATTCCAAGGACTCGAGAGAATTGGGAGCTGACTTTACATTGGAACTTTTCAATGCAAATTTTCTGTAGATTGTATAGAATATAGTGATTGTGAtcagttttattttctttgcttAGTTGTATAGATTCCAGTACTATGTGGTGACTCTGCAAGTGTCTATatttaacttttatttttgtttgcatATTCCTCAAAGCTAAGTAAGTACTAAATGATTTGTTTTGAGATGAAACAGTAGAAGGGGATAGTTGAAAGTCACATTACACCAACAATAGCACTAACAAAATTGAGCTACTCTACCATTCAGTCTAGCCAgcttttgaaattaaaaaaaaaaaaatgtcatcaTAAGAAAGGCCAAATATATTGACGGGTAGGGAACATTCAATTGACTCTTGGGTGATGGTAATTACTTATTTCCATCAGCCCTTCGGGTTCGGTTCCGTGGTTGTAGTCCCAGTTGGGGAAGAGCCACGTCCAGGGATCGAATCCCCGCACTACCGTGGCTGGTGATGCTTGGGGCAGGCCTCTCCCAGCTCACagtgggattagttgggtcgTACGGTAACCAGTTCACGGGCCCAGATATCCACTGtcgattaaaagaaaaaaatttcttatttccATCAAAAAGCAAAGCTTACATGTACGAGCCCTACCAACAAACCCCACCAACAATGGTAGGTATGGAGAGGAATGAACGACCAAAACCCAGAGATGATGGGTCTTTACTCTTTACAGCTTTTCATTGTTGGTCCTGCAAATAATTGGAGAGACAGAAAGGGACGTCGACTTCCATTAACTCAAAGGGATAATTTGAAATCTGACCCCAGTGTCCGGCGGGCTATTGCAAAGTCTGGTggtgaaagaagaaaaaaataatccTTCACCACACAATTGGGGATACAATCAATAAGATGAGATAGAGGCAAATGAATGCTTAATCAGACTCAGAAACCCGAGGACAAGTGTGATGCATCCTAATCGACCTGACAACCTCAATTGATAATATTTCTGCCACATGGTAGAACTTTTGGAGTGATCTggattttggtcaaattgaatTTAGCATCTAAATCACAATAGCGTAGACAATTAACAAACTGCATAGGACTCAAACTGGAGCCCGCCACAAAAGAAATCAAAGCTTTAAGCAAAGAGAGGAATAAGGGCATATCTAAATCAATGATTGTTGGCCACTATAAAAAAACAGTGAGGAGCAACTTACCCTTTTTTTGCAGGTAATCAAgcagaaaaattttttatttcttaattagaagaaaagcACCAGAAAACGTGGCATTAAGAACAGGAAGTCTTTCCTGCATTAAAGAGAGAAAGAATGGACAAAAATCCGACAAATTTTGAAGGCCAAAACTTTAGAGATCAAACTCAAGTACGCAGAGCAGAACCTGTTCAGAAGCAGATCTGAAAATGGCAGGGAAATCTGCCAATGTTTTTGTCAAAGACTGAAAAGTCTATATAGAAACTAAGCATTAACGTAGGAAATCAATCATCCAACATGGTCTGAATGAGCAAAATCAAGCTATACATAGAAGCAACTAACAAATAGGTAGGAAGTTGTATTGCATACATTATTAGAAAACCAGTTTCAATCCAAACTCTAATATCTACTCAGATATGAGCTTGATCGCTCAAGGGTAGCGCTTCCATGCATTATCCTCCCTGTTGTTTCTGAATGCGCAGCATCCTATAGAGTATACTATGATGAGGAAGACCAGCACTATAATATTCAGAATGGCCTCCTTCTTCCAATCACTCTTGATATTGTCCAGCAGACCAGCCTTGCATGATTGGCAGTTGTAGCATAGAACTTTCTGATCATTACTCCAAGCCGTGCAGTCTGGATTAGTAGACCCTGCTGTTCCTGTCCAGTTGGTTGGGGTGACATAGGTGAATTTGCACTCATCTGGTGGCTTGCAGCATCCAGACTGGCAAGAGTAAATGAACAGAGAATGAGAGAGACAACATAAAAACGATTTAACTGCAAATGAACTAATTTCAATCTAGTCATATATCTGTGAAGAACCTTTCCAAGACATCGAGTTTAGGCACAGAAGCTGAAAATTTTACAGATTCTTTCACAGAAATTTGAGGCGTGCAACTAGTACATCAACCAGGAGACGATTCTCAAAATCACAAAAGGAACATCTTAGTTTATAACAACCTAGCAGTTCAACAATGTGTCAAATGTATTAAAAACATGCTTCCaattcaaaaatggaaaatgcaatcaatCCAAAGCAGGACAATTTATGATTTTACAGCAACAAGTTGAATGCCATTATTCTCCTCTGGAGATACTTGTTTGAACATGTATAAtagcaaaacaaaaattgacAGAATAAGCAATAGGGTCAAGTAAATTGATATATCATTATTCTTAAAGGCACCACTTTATGCACCACACCACTTTTTGCAACAAGAAATATATACAAGCAGCATCACCAATCTGTCTCAGACAAAAAGCAGAACATTTTAAGTCGAGATTCTAGTCAAGTCTCTCAACTTTAGGAAACTACTCAATAACCATCATTCAAATATAACAGATCCATGGCAGTTAGTGATTCCAAGTGAAGATCAATACCCTTTCTCAAGAAACTTAAAAAAGTAAAATTACTATACCAACAAGAACAAACTACTGACACACAGTCCCAGCCCCTAAAGATATCTTCCAATTGAGTATCCAGATCTAGAGCGAGGCAGCAAAAACAGAAAACCCCTTCTCCCCTCAAGTGAAAAACTCAAGTTTTagctcaaaaagaaaaaagaatgacaACCATGCAGGTATGGAGAGCAACAAAAGATGCAATACTTATGAATCTGTACATACCTGAAGAGCAGAAAGCGTTTCCTTGTTAAATTGTCCTAAAGGAGTGGCACCTTGTTCAATCAGGTGCTTGCAGATCTGTGAGTCCTGAAGACAACTTCTAATCCTGGGCCAATTTTTGTTCACCCTTTTCTGCAACCAAGTGTTGTAATCCCCAAGCCTGTACTCCTTATACCCCTTACCTGCAAGGGCCTCACCAGCACCTTTATTTGTAACCACAAACGCAAAGATTGTGAAGCAAAAGAGGAGCACAATCAACAGAAACATGACCAAAAGGTACACCCAAAGAAGCCATGAAACTCTGCAACATGATCCAATGAGTCCTGCCAATGAAACCAACAGCAGAAACGCCCCCAATACTATCACTGGCTTTTCAAGAAAACGTTCACATTCAGTATTGGACTGCTTTGCTAGCCAAATCCCACCTGCAATTATTGGGATTGACAACAACAGCGTCAGAAAATTCAGTATCCCAAGCAAACTGTTGCTGCAACGTGGCATTTTCTCTGGTATTCTTGAAAACGAACCAAAAATATCAGTAACTTCTCAAGAAGCCAAGAAGCAAAAGGGGTGATTAAACTCCAATAGTTATGTGCTTCTTAATGGTGAACGAACCTAGTTAACGGTGAACAGTTTTACCAGTTTTATAGTAGGATCCGATGGAAAATTGATCTGGGTTGGAGCTAAGAAAGCGAGAATCtggaaaataaaaaggaagatATGATGAATGGAACAAAGGGTAAGGGTGGTTATATAATACTGGTGAAGACGGGCCGTTTAATTGCATTCTTAGTCCTCTAAGTTATCATTCTAGCCCATGTATCACGCAGTACCCTATTGCGTGTAATAGATTCATTAGCATTCATTTTActatatatatgatgattgaatTAACTAAGATTTAATTTCACATAAATTTATGTCATCTTTCATAAATTGATTCtaatttttactttttgtttgcatatttttttgtttgtaGAGTCAAAGAACATTTTGTGTAAATTATTAGTAGTACAACTTTTTGTTTGGTCAAAAGAATTTAGATGGATTAGTCTTGACTCAAATGGAGTATCTATATTAGCAGGAGCGAATGATCAATTGTGATTAATTATTATGCA
The Coffea arabica cultivar ET-39 chromosome 6c, Coffea Arabica ET-39 HiFi, whole genome shotgun sequence genome window above contains:
- the LOC113692860 gene encoding tetraspanin-8-like, which produces MPRCSNSLLGILNFLTLLLSIPIIAGGIWLAKQSNTECERFLEKPVIVLGAFLLLVSLAGLIGSCCRVSWLLWVYLLVMFLLIVLLFCFTIFAFVVTNKGAGEALAGKGYKEYRLGDYNTWLQKRVNKNWPRIRSCLQDSQICKHLIEQGATPLGQFNKETLSALQSGCCKPPDECKFTYVTPTNWTGTAGSTNPDCTAWSNDQKVLCYNCQSCKAGLLDNIKSDWKKEAILNIIVLVFLIIVYSIGCCAFRNNREDNAWKRYP